The nucleotide window GTTTGTCCAAGCTGCCAAAGCAAATGATTCCCTGTTATTAAATATTCACCGGTAtgtgttgttctttttccaCCTGTAGAATACATTAAGATGGCAGATCATTATGTGCCTGTACCTGGCGGGCCCAACAATAACAACTATGCCAACGTAGAGCTGATAGTGGACATTGCAAAAAGAATCCCAGTGCAGGTACATTTCGGTGTTTATCTGCACAACTGTGTTCTCTGGCCTCTGAGTTTAaacttttcttaaaaaatatatatataaatgacaatacaatgtgtttgtgtgttactcATCACAGGCTGTGTGGGCCGGCTGGGGACATGCGTCAGAAAATCCCAAACTGCCCGACCTCCTGAACAAAGCAGGGATATCATTTTTAGGTATATATAAATAACTTATATATGAAATAagtttgaaaacacaatattttttttatgtggacCTTTGGTGTCTCTCACATCTCATTGTTTAATGATGATTTCTGCCAGGGCCGTCCAGTAAGGCCATGTGGGCTCTAGGGGATAAAGTGGCTTCGTCCATTGTGGCCCAGAGTGCTGACATTCCCACACTACCATGGAGCGGATCAGGTGATGCActacctccacacacactgtctcaggtCACATAAAGGGGGGTGCCGGacatgctgtgttttctttacaggGTACAGATTATCTGATGGGTCATACTGTGAGTGCAAAGTGTCTGTATGTTCTCACCTGGTGTGTTGTTGTGCTCCAGGTCTGAGAGTGgagtggacagaggaggacCAAGCAGGAGAAAATGTGATCAGTGTTCCTCCAGAGATCTACGCAAAGGGCTGCGTCCTTGATGTAGACGATGGCATGGCAGTAAGCATAATTCATTTTTCGAACAATCCATCAACCCTTCAATCAAACAAACGCTTGAAGGATTTATCTTTTGCTGtgctattttttttatcttctgtttctgtgcaggGAGCTGAGAGGATTGGTTATCCGGTTGTTATCAAGGCCTCTGAGGGTGGAGGTGGAAAGGGAATCCGTAAAGTAGAAAGTTCTGAGGACTTTCCCAGTTCATATAGACAGGTCTGTGTAGATACATTTTACAGCCTAAGGCCTGATTTCTTTGTAGTTTAGTCCAGAACTTTTAATTCTCTCTGCTgacatgtttcagttttttatttcaggttcAGACAGAGGTACCTGGCTCACCCATCTTCGTCATGCAGCTGGCTCAGCATGCGAGGCACCTCGAGGTGCAGATACTGGCCGATGAATACGGGAATGCCATCTCTCTGTTTGGACGAGACTGCTCCATCCAGAGGAGGCACCAGAAGATCATAGAGGAGGCTCCTCCCACCATAGCTTCTCCCTCCACGTTCGAGCAAATGGAACAGGTTAGTTTCCGTCTCTGCACGTGTCTATTTTCCAGTTTTAGGTCAATCTTGTTGAGAATATTACAAattgtctcctctctctttctgggCCAGTTTGCTGTGCGACTTGCCAAGATGGTGGGTTATGTGAGTGCAGGTACTGTGGAGTATCTCTTCTCTGAAGATGAAAGTTTCCACTTCCTGGAGCTGAATCCACGTCTGCAGGTTGAACATCCGTGCACAGAGATGATCGGCGATGTAAACCTGCCTGCGGCCCAGCTTCAGGTAAACCTCATTATAACACCTGAACAAAATTGTTACTCGTGTAAACATAAGAAGAATATATCTCCAACTGAAATCCTGCCATTATAACACTGAGTTTCATCTGTGATAGATTGCCATGGGAATCCCGCTTCATAGAATCAAGGACATCCGCTTGCTTTATGGAGAAACTCCGTGGGGCGACACCATCATTAACTTTGAAAATCCAGACTGCATCCCGAGTCCAAGAGGGCACGTCATAGCTGCTCGCATCACCAGCGAGAACCCTGATGAGGTCATTTGATCAATATTCAAAAATGCggttaaaatgttttgtgtcatGCTTTTAATTTGCATCACTCACATGTCGTCCATGTGCCCTCACCCACAGGGTTTCAAGCCCAGTTCTGGCACCGTGCAGGAGCTGAACTTCCGCAGCAGTAAAAATGTGTGGGGTTACTTCAGCGTGGGGGCGACCGGCGGCCTGCATGAATTCGCGGACTCGCAGTTCGGACACTGTTTCTCGTGGGGCGAGAACCGCGAAGAAGCCATTTCGTAAGTTGTTTAATTTTTGATGAGGCCACGAGATTAACAATCACAGCTTTACGGTTTTAACTCTGAGGCAACAGTCAGTAATatgatgaaaatgtaatgaCCTGCCTATAATCCAATAAAAGATTGGAAGACAATAATGCAATATGCTTTTGCAATTAATGCAATAATCTTATTTGTCAGGATAcaccattattatttataaatcaaGGATAGGAAATGTATCCTTTGCAGGTCACATGTATTTTTATCAGGTGTGATATTTATCGTTTGCTTCAGGAACATGGTGGTGGCGATGAAGGAGCTGTCCATCAGAGGCGACTTCAGGACAACTGTTGAGTACCTCATTAAGCTACTGGAGACGGAAAACTTCAGAAACAATGACATCGACACTGGCTGGCTGGATCATCTCATTGCAGAGAAAGTGCAGGTAACAGACTGACGGCCCGATGTCAGACCTTTGAGTCGTTTCCTTTTGGTTGAATCATTCCATCCACGTGTTCTGTCTGCAGGCAGAGAGACCAGACACCATGCTGGGTGTGGTCTGTGGGGCTTTGCACGTTGCTGATGCGAGCTTCAGAAAGAGCATGTCTGATTACCTACATTCCCTGGAAAGGTCAGTAGACTCAGTCTCTTCATATCAATGTCTCACTATAGTTCCTATGCATATaactgacttttaaaaaacacgatCTGCTGCTTCCTCAGAGGACAGGTGCTGCCTGCAGCCAGTCTCCTCAACTCTGTCAGTGTCGAACTTATATTCGAAGGAGTCAAGTTCTGTCTCAAGGTACTTAACCTGTTTCATTGTCTTTACATGTTCCTTGTTTCAATCAGCCTCTTTCTTATGGCTCTGtgccagtggccggaggcttGGTGTTTTTGAGTTGTCTGTCCCGTTCTTCTGAACACAATATcttcagattttcatttggactcaaagacgAACCGATTAGATTTTGGTGTTCGACgggcaaaggtcaaagtcacatgacctcctGTTCTTTGGAATATGATATATCAGGAACATCTATCtgatacaaacattcacttggactcaaggattaactgattagaatctggaggtcagaggtcaaggtcacgtgcctcacaaacatttttttgccTCGTTAATACATTATCTAAAGAACGCTTTGAGATAATCCTTTTAAATTTAGCACAAATATTCACCTACTCTAATAGATAACCTGATTAGATTTAGGTGGTCGAAGGTACAGATATCATGTCTGCCCTTAaggaatttcttaaaattttgACTAGGTGTCACTAGGACTCCAGAATGAGGTCAATTAAAGGTCATtgtgaaactgcactggttccAGGAGGCATACAATAGCAGTTTCCAGTTTAATCAAAAAATGATTCTGGTTGCCACCTGCAGGTGGCGCGCCAGTCCCCGACAACATACTTCATTGTGATGAACAGCTCCAACATTGAAATAGACGTCCACAGGCTAAGTGATGGAGGCCTCCTGCTGTCCTACGATGGCAGCAGCCACACCACCTACATGAAGGAGGAAGTCGACCGGTAAGACTGTGACTGTTCAATCTGGATCACTCACTGGTGCTTGTTTTCCTACTGGTTTTATCTGTTTACTCATTTCTAatgttatcatcattatttaacCGCACAGTTACCGCATCACTGTTGGCAACAAGACCTGTGTATTTGAGAAGGAGAAGGATCCCACAGTGCTGAGGTCGCCGTCCGCTGGCAAACTGCTGCAGTACATGGTGGAGGATGGAGGTCACATTAATGCAGGGGACATCTACGCTGAGATTGAGGTGACAGATTCTGGTGAAATGTTCAATGCCTGTAATTTAATAACGAGGCAtatctttttgtattttcactgactgtgtttgtgttgtggattcaggtgatgaagatggtgatgactCTGACTGTGCAGCAGTCTGGTTGTGTCCACTTTGTTAAGAGACCTGGAGCGGTGCTGGTGCTTGGCTGTATTGTGGCACATATCGACCTCGACGACCCCAGCAGTATACATCGGGTAGATTATTCCACATAACTGTTTACAGCCCATAATCTGAATCTCTTAATCAAACcttgtaatttaaaaatattatatgTAACAATCCTTtattaaaatagaataaaataatgtgcTTAGATTATACAAAATGTTTACAACAACCCGGAGAAATCTAACACAACGTTTAATTTCGGCTGTTTTTAATTGCGTTATATcctttacctgtggctttgaTCATCTCTGCTTTAACTTCAAAAGCAAATGACGTGTGTCGAAGGAAAAAATACACAGGtagccagtcagctgttttcttcttccgCTGTTTGAATTGGTCAATCGTAATGGATCACGATTATTCGTTGCTGCATAGCGTGAATACAACTTTAATACATGATATGATTTACAACTGAGTCGCATTAAGtagattttcatctgcaatgGTGATGAAGAccactcccatgatcccatgctgcttTAGGACGTCATCAGACTAggtcttttattattgttttgattgagagatcCATATTGGGTGAAGTGACATTTTGTAAATTTTAAGCACTTTCTACTAATATTTAGATACTTATACTTATACTTAttcaaatattatataatttaggTCTTTAAGTTCTCATTTGGACTTTTCTCATTCTGTCCTCTGTCATAGGTGGAGCTCAACACAGCCATGTTGCCGCCCCAGCAGCCGCTGCCCATGGTCGGGGAAAAGCTTCACCAGGTGTTTCACAGTGTCCTCGAGAACCTGGTTAAGGTCATGGAAGGGTACTGCCTTGAAGAGCCCTACTTCAGCACCAAGGTACACAACAGTCCCTCCGCCATGTCAGAGTCCTGAGTCAGTTTGAATACATTTGAGTGCATGATTTTGTTGCATGTTCATGTCTGCAGCTGAAAAAGTGGGTGGCCACCCTGATGAAGAGTCTAAGAGACCCCTCCCTGCCGCTGCTGGAGCTCCAGGAAATCATGACCAGTGTGGCGGGACGTGTTCCACCTGGTGTTGAGAAAAACATCCGGAAGGTCATAGCCCAGTACGCCAGCAACATCACGTCCGTCCTCTGCCAGTTCCCCAGTCAAAGGGTAAAAAAGTGCTGTGAAATTGTGTCAGCGTCACACAGCGAGTTCTTTGAGTACAAGCGACCACACTTGTCAGTATATTATAATGGTATTTCCTTTGAATTATTCCAGATTGCAAATATTCTAGACAGCCATGCAGCGACCATGCAGAGGAAGGCTGACCGAGAGGTTTTCTTCATGAACACCCAGAGTATCGTACAGCTGGTACAAAGGTGGGTTTGTTTCATATTTGTCAAACGTAGATATGATCAGTTATAACACAGATAAGTGATATTGGTGTTTCGCTGTTTGACACATGTTCGATCATGTTCTATTCAGGTACCGCAGTGGAATCCGGGGTTATATGAAGTCTGTGGTTCTAGACCTGCTGAAGCGCTACCTGCAAGTTGAGATGCAGTTTCAGCAAGGTGACATTATAGTAATAtcataataactttatttgtattgtacCTTTCTAAATTTACAAGTTGCTTCATAAAATATGAGTGCAAAGTTAGCAAATCATAGAAAAGCCAGATCATACTCAGGAATGCaattaaacaaaacagataaaagaacaacaagaaaacaagaaaataatttaaaacataaaaaaacacgaaaatataaaactgattaaaataaatactcTCTGTTTTAAACAGAAACTCTAAAAGAGAGATTTTCTTGATTGTAACTGCAGTTCAACTTGAATTTAAACTAGAATTTCACTCAGGAGAGGggcatccctccaccaaggccccacagtTCCCTTATATTAAAAGAGCTAGATAAAGCTTTCTAGTCctatttgttaccatacagCTTCTGAAAAAGCCTACACCCCTGTTTAAttccactagatccagatttctatttAGATCCACACGACAAAGTGGAAAtatattcctggatccgccccctgatctggatccacaccaaatttaaatgtcttcttccttccaccaagtttcatggtcaTTTgtgcagtagtttttgtatatttcttcTGTGTAACAGGCGTCGTCCTTTTCCTCTGAAACAGCTCACTATGACAAGTGTGTCATCAACTtgagagaacagcacaaacccAACATGAGTCCGGTGCTGGAGTACATCTTCTCTCATGCTCAGGTCCCCAAGAAGAACATCCTGGTCACAATGCTCATCGTAAGACTTTCACCTGACGCGTGATTAATTCTTCCTACAAGATATCTGTCTGATGTGACACAATGTGATGTGCCTCCTTGACTTTGTGTAGGACCAACTGTGCGGACGGGATTCCACGCTGGCCGATGAGCTGATGGCGATTCTGAATGAACTCACACAGCTCAGTAAGACGGAGAACTCACGGGTGGCACTGAGAGCCAGACAGGTCAGACAACCTGCATCTCACGGACACATGTTGAATATATAGTTCAAGCACAATGATCTCAGGTTGGATTGAAATGGTGTTTTcaaatctgattttaaaaaatcaccaACACCCCCACGTTGGTCTGGAGGGCCGAATCGGAACTATCGAAACGTATAATCTTTTCAGAATTTTGaacattttgctttttttcagaTTACTGACAGATTATTTGATATCGTATTTGTACACGTCTCATAGGTCTTGATTGCCTCAAATCTACCATCATATGAGCTGAGACACAACCAGGTGGAGTCCATCTTCCTGTCGGCCATTGACATGTACGGACACCAGTTCTGTCCAGAGAACCTGAAGGTAATCCTCGTGTGGggacatttcattcattttcttttcttttttttttagcatccTGAAAGTCAAacgatttatttttgttttcatttctcacagAAACTCATCCTCTCTGAAACCTCCATATTTGATGTTTTACCCAATTTCTTCTATCACTCCAATCAAGTGGTGTGCATGGCTGCACTTGAGGTCAGTGGAAACACTCTGAAGGATTTCCTTCTAATgcgtttttatttttcttacatgTGACAATGACTGAATTGCTTCGTACTAACTTATGTGCTGACTTGCAGGTGTATGTGCGCAGAGCTTATATCGCCTATGAGCTAAACAGCATCCAGCATCACCAGCTGCAGGACGGAACATGTGCTGTGGACTTCCAGTTCATGTTGCCGTCATCACATCCCAACAGGTAACATATTTACTCACTAGACTTCATCCACAGGCACAGACTTAACATTAGTAAGTGAAGCCATTTTTTCgttttggtaaaaaaaactaaaacaacaaaaagatggTGCGGAAACTGCACAACCAAACCTGACATGATGGCTGCTGTCAATGAGACGGCCTCTTCCAAAAATCAATGGGGAAGTAACATTAGGCCTTTCAGccattcattattattacatttaatgaaTTTTCCAGATCGATGATCACAATTTGTTTACACACGTACAAATCTAAATACACATTCACAGATTTATATACAAGTTTACAAAGCTGATTACTCCCACCCATTCTGAATGCGTGTTGGCAGATTCCTGTACGCATTCAGAAACATAAGCATTGATTTAGGCAATTACAAATCtgattccacacacacagatttagatACAGCTACACAACTCTCCActgacaaacatacacactgttATTATGCCACAATGCTGGCCCCTGATTGATCACATAGCCACAAACGTGCAGAAAAATCGACTATGCCGCCGCTGCCGTGACTGCTTATAGCCGACTCTAATGCAGACAGTGCTCTCCCTCCATGCCTGAGTGTGAATCTGCTTTGAATCTAATCATAATGCCTGGAGGTAGTGGTGCAGTCTGACCCTCCACCGCTAATGTGCCCTGTCAATCATCTTATTTCAGAGGGAGCAGCCCTACTATGAACAGGTAGAGTAAAGCTCCTCCCAGCCAGACAAACCTCCTGACGGTGTGTACAGAATGTCTCAGAGCAATGCATGCTGGATGCACCGTGCTGCTTCTTTTCCCCTTTCGTTCTGCGAAAGCAGAAACATCCGCTAAAGGACTCCTCTAACAAGTCCTTCCTAATTGACTGTTGAGCTGAGCTACTCCgtatttctgctgcttctttcGACTCGTAAAACAATACTGTACTTTTTGAGAGGTGcatcctttatttattttgtgtccCTCTTAAAATCTTCAAGCctgatattttattgattacTCGGGGAGCCTGCATTCTCCagcatttgatttgattcttgATTTGCAACCTCTCAATCAGACATGGTAACAATGATCTATTATAACCACAATTCATAACCCCTGTCCATTTAATTACATGAAATGTACCTGTAGACTGAATGTAATTGTTGTATAAATAGACGAGAATATCCACACTTGCTTTAATTGCTCTCAGTATTTGTTCTCCTGGCTGTTCAGTAATTAATTTTTTGCAGAAGCGAAGCTGACTGTGATCATTCAGTGGTCCGGTGTTGTTGTcactgcctgtctgtgtgtctcttctTCAGACTTCCTGTGCCGATGCATGGATCAGGACAGTTTAACATCAGGCGTCAGAGCAGTGAGCTCTTCCTGGAGGGAGCCTGGTCTCCACCCTGCCAGCGCATGGGTGCCATGGTGGCGTTCCAGTGTTTCGACGACTTCAGAAGGTCCAGTACTTTTTATGCATTAAAGGTTGCGTAAGGTTAAGGTTGCTATGACCTCACCAACACAAATGTTAGACTcacggattaactgattagatttgggtggtcaaagggcCAAATCACTGTGACCTAACAGAACATGTCTTTGTGCCTTGAACGTGATattatctcaagtctgcctttaggacatttcttcaaattctgaCCAGCTGTCACGTGGACTGAATGATTAATTATtagattttacattattttttcatacaacCACAAGGTGATGATTCTagttgcatgtttttctttgcaggaaTTTCGATGAAGTTCTTTCCAGCTTTGCAGAACCACTCGCGGAGAGTTCTCCGTTCTCGGAGTCCTGCTCCAGTCTTTacgaggaggagaattttaagGTGAGGGCTGTGAAAGGGCTGCTGGtttttaataagaaaaacagctgttttcaggaagccatctgtttctcctccaccCTGTACAGAATACGAGGGAGAATCCAATCCACATCATTAATGTGTCCATAAAAACAGCAGATACGGAGGATGACAATGCCTTGGTCACAGCGTTGTCTGCCTTCACCCAGTCAAAGGTCAGTTTCTGAATCTTACTTAACACAGGAGTGATTCATATAAGTGAAggtatattgttttaatttttttgttttattgttgaagtGAAAATGGTGTATTTTCTTTCACAGAGAGCAATCCTCTTCGAGTATGGAATCAGGAGAATCACGTTTTTGATCGCACAGAAGGTAATTCTGCAACAATAATCCCAGACTGTGAAGTATTTTCATTAGACCCACTTTTATCATTcatatgtatctgtgtgtattattttaaataacttgATGAAGCCAAAAGCAATAAtggctcttttctttttattgtttatgtcAAAGGTTCAGCTTGATTATCTTCATATGGAAACACATACAACTTAGTGTGTACTTGTTACTCTACAGAGTTGTAGAGAATGTGTGATAttaccttttcattttttcacaTATATCTTTACTTCCATTGCATGTATTATGCCTCTCATGTAGatattcatttgtttgctcTCTGAATATCATTCTTTAAAAATTGTCATTCCGACAGAGAGAATTTCCCAAGTTCTTCACGTTCAGAGCTAGAGACGGGGTAAGTTTTAAATAACTTGAATATAAAAACCTGAATTATAATCCAACATGCTCCTGTAtgatgacccccccccctcctctgcctgtgCTTCTCCTCAGTTCCAGGAGGATCGTATTTACAGGAATCTGGAGCCAGCGTTAGCGTTTCAGCTGGAGCTCAACCGTATGAGGAACTTTGGCCTGAAAGCTGTTCCCTGTTCCAACCACAAGATGCACCTCTACCTGGGCGCTGCTCGTGTTCAGGAGGGAGCTGAGGTCACAGACTACCGCTACTTCATCCGAGCCATCATCCGCCACTCAGACCTCATTACAAAGGTACAAGGGGAAACTGGATACTGAAAAAAAATGGCTTTTACAAGGTTATAAGCTTGTTGATTTAACTACTGAGTACTGTTTCTAGCAgtaattaaatgtttctgtaCACACAACCAGGAAGCCTCATTTGAATACCTTCAAAATGAGGGAGAACGTCTTCTCCTGGAGGCCATGGATGAGCTGGAGGTGGCCTTCAGTAACACCAGCGTCCGAACAGACTGCAACCACATCTTCCTCAACTTTGTCCCAACCGTTATCATGGACCCCTCGAAGGTCAGTGTCCACAGTggtgttagtgtttgtgttaatattgtatttaaaaaaaatattttggagTCATCAGAATATAGGATAACTTAAGTCCATCTAcaagaaaaaaatttaaaaaaatttaaccgtatgaattttctctttttgatcCTGTTTACTGTTGTTAGCAgtagatattttatatttttttataaactaaaCCTAATTTGAATATATCAGATTACACATTCAGTCTCTTTCTCTTGGACCATCAGATAGAGGAGTCTGTCCGCTCCATGGTGATGCGCTATGGCAGCCGTCTGTGGAAGCTGCGGGTCCTTCAGGCAGAACTGAAGATCAACATCCGCCTGACGCCAACGGGAAATGCTGTTCCTGTCCGTCTGTTTCTCACTAATGAATCTGGCTATTATTTGGACATCAGCCTGTACAAGGAGGTCAATGACCTAAGTTCTGGACAGGTGAGGGCAGTGGACTGAGGTCGCCTCCTTGAAGCTACTTGTGTtatgttgtgtctttgtctttttttacacaacataaaTGACTTTGCTCAACTCGTCACCTTTGCAGATCATGTTCCAGTCCTATGGAGACAAGCAGGGTCCTCTGCACGGCATGCTGATCAACACTCCTTATGTGACCAAGGATCTGCTGCAGGCCAAACGCTTCCAGGCTCAAACTCTGGGCACCACATACGTCTACGACTTCCCTGAGATGTTCAGACAGGTAACGCTGACTCACTGAATTAGActcgttttctttctctgatgtTCTCAATGTGTCTGACTCCACTGGAAATCTTCTTGTAGGCTCTGTTTAAGCTCTGGGGTCCAGGGGAAAAGTATCCTAAAGACGTGCTGATTTGCGCTGAGCTGGTTCTGGACCCACAAGGTCGACTGGTGCAGATGAACCGCCTACCTGGTGACAATGATGTAGGAATCCCTTTGAAGACATTTACATGAACTATTACACTTTTCATGTATTCTTTCCCAGTGTGATGATTCTGATCACCACTCTTCACCAGGTGGGGATGGTCGCCttcaggatgaagatgaagactcCAGAGTACCCCGAGGGCAGGGACATCATTGTCATCTGCAACGACATCACTTACATGATCGGCTCGTTCGGTCCTCAGGAGGACGAGCTGTTCCTCAGGGCGTCGGAGCTGGCTCGGGCAGAGGGCATCCCCCGCATTTACATCTCGGCCAACAGCGGAGCGCGCATCGGCCTCGCTGAAGAAATCAAACACATGTTCCAGGTGGCATGGATCGACCCTGCTGACCCCTACAAGGTGACCTCTGAGGAAATGAGCACAGGTAATGGCAATATATATGTGTAGTTTTACATGTCTCATTATACGTTATTTCCGTATCTCTCCTCAGGGTTTCAAGTACCTTTACCTGACACCTCAGGACTACACACGTATCAGCTCCACCAATTCTGTTCACTGTCACCACgtagaggaaggaggagagtcCAGGTACAATGAAGTAAACAATGTCTCCTCGTGGAAATACCTGGCAACTTTTCTCTGTGGGATGATAGAGATGTGTTGATTTGTCAGGTACATCATCACGGACATCATCGGGAAGGATGAAGGTCTTGGTGTTGAGAACCTGAGAGGATCTGGCACCATCGCTGGAGAATCTTCTCAGGCCTATGAGGAGATTATTACAATCAGCATGGTGAGAATGTGGATCTGACCTCCCTCAGCAGTCATTCCGTctggggcttttattttttttatttgagccACTTTTTTGCTTTTGCAGGTGACGTGTCGTGCTATTGGGATCGGAGCCTATCTGGTCCGTTTGGGACAGCGAGTGATTCAGGTGGAGAACTCTCACATCATCCTGACTGGAGCAAGTGCTCTGAACAAGGTCTGTGggtcttctcttctcttctcttatgTTTTGCTGTGCACatcacagcctctgtgtgtgtgtcaccagtAGAGGGTTGATTTGTAGCAGTTAAATTCaatagtaaaaacaaacaaattaggCAAAAAAATGGAATGGAATTGGAAAAAGAATCGGGCAAAGTACACATCAGAAGTTGTTCAATATAAATTAGTGCTTCAGTTGTAATACTCAAGTACCTCAAATAAAAAGTTGGAAGCTTGAATCCCTGCTTGTGTACAGGTTCTGGGCAGAGAGGTCTACACCTCAAACAACCAGCTGGGAGGAATCCAGATCATGCACAACAATGGAGTGACTCACACCACGGTGCCAGATGACTTTGAGGGCGTCTTCACCATCCTGCAGTGGCTCTCCTACATGCCAAAGGTTCGGATGAATGTGTGAAGTGAGACCTA belongs to Hippoglossus stenolepis isolate QCI-W04-F060 chromosome 9, HSTE1.2, whole genome shotgun sequence and includes:
- the acacb gene encoding acetyl-CoA carboxylase isoform X2: MCVCVCAAAAGGGADTDWTAGGAGGCLSMFVLATFGLILWILLLLWRINTKTVAMPVKGEESLSAAEEDMSAPHTPHPGEHSLSTVPTTSACKENNSSPADGASSGLDVKTLDSEPPQSSSEVNSKAPSLPPTTQKPHKTKVPMLSAGPEARERLKFILGASEDNSSDEEPLVTKPPSGAAQPSTSTRKSAPQQASCAPTQPSYSGIKPSMSGLHLVKKGREHRKMDLQRDFTVASPAEFVTRFGGNRVIEKVLIANNGIAAVKCMRSIRRWSYEMFRNERTIRFVVMVTPEDLKANAEYIKMADHYVPVPGGPNNNNYANVELIVDIAKRIPVQAVWAGWGHASENPKLPDLLNKAGISFLGPSSKAMWALGDKVASSIVAQSADIPTLPWSGSGLRVEWTEEDQAGENVISVPPEIYAKGCVLDVDDGMAGAERIGYPVVIKASEGGGGKGIRKVESSEDFPSSYRQVQTEVPGSPIFVMQLAQHARHLEVQILADEYGNAISLFGRDCSIQRRHQKIIEEAPPTIASPSTFEQMEQFAVRLAKMVGYVSAGTVEYLFSEDESFHFLELNPRLQVEHPCTEMIGDVNLPAAQLQIAMGIPLHRIKDIRLLYGETPWGDTIINFENPDCIPSPRGHVIAARITSENPDEGFKPSSGTVQELNFRSSKNVWGYFSVGATGGLHEFADSQFGHCFSWGENREEAISNMVVAMKELSIRGDFRTTVEYLIKLLETENFRNNDIDTGWLDHLIAEKVQAERPDTMLGVVCGALHVADASFRKSMSDYLHSLERGQVLPAASLLNSVSVELIFEGVKFCLKVARQSPTTYFIVMNSSNIEIDVHRLSDGGLLLSYDGSSHTTYMKEEVDRYRITVGNKTCVFEKEKDPTVLRSPSAGKLLQYMVEDGGHINAGDIYAEIEVMKMVMTLTVQQSGCVHFVKRPGAVLVLGCIVAHIDLDDPSSIHRVELNTAMLPPQQPLPMVGEKLHQVFHSVLENLVKVMEGYCLEEPYFSTKLKKWVATLMKSLRDPSLPLLELQEIMTSVAGRVPPGVEKNIRKVIAQYASNITSVLCQFPSQRIANILDSHAATMQRKADREVFFMNTQSIVQLVQRYRSGIRGYMKSVVLDLLKRYLQVEMQFQQAHYDKCVINLREQHKPNMSPVLEYIFSHAQVPKKNILVTMLIDQLCGRDSTLADELMAILNELTQLSKTENSRVALRARQVLIASNLPSYELRHNQVESIFLSAIDMYGHQFCPENLKKLILSETSIFDVLPNFFYHSNQVVCMAALEVYVRRAYIAYELNSIQHHQLQDGTCAVDFQFMLPSSHPNRLPVPMHGSGQFNIRRQSSELFLEGAWSPPCQRMGAMVAFQCFDDFRRNFDEVLSSFAEPLAESSPFSESCSSLYEEENFKNTRENPIHIINVSIKTADTEDDNALVTALSAFTQSKRAILFEYGIRRITFLIAQKREFPKFFTFRARDGFQEDRIYRNLEPALAFQLELNRMRNFGLKAVPCSNHKMHLYLGAARVQEGAEVTDYRYFIRAIIRHSDLITKEASFEYLQNEGERLLLEAMDELEVAFSNTSVRTDCNHIFLNFVPTVIMDPSKIEESVRSMVMRYGSRLWKLRVLQAELKINIRLTPTGNAVPVRLFLTNESGYYLDISLYKEVNDLSSGQIMFQSYGDKQGPLHGMLINTPYVTKDLLQAKRFQAQTLGTTYVYDFPEMFRQALFKLWGPGEKYPKDVLICAELVLDPQGRLVQMNRLPGDNDVGMVAFRMKMKTPEYPEGRDIIVICNDITYMIGSFGPQEDELFLRASELARAEGIPRIYISANSGARIGLAEEIKHMFQVAWIDPADPYKGFKYLYLTPQDYTRISSTNSVHCHHVEEGGESRYIITDIIGKDEGLGVENLRGSGTIAGESSQAYEEIITISMVTCRAIGIGAYLVRLGQRVIQVENSHIILTGASALNKVLGREVYTSNNQLGGIQIMHNNGVTHTTVPDDFEGVFTILQWLSYMPKNKHSPVPIIAAKDPVDREIEFTPTKAPYDPRWMLAGRPHPTVRGAWQSGFFDQGSFMEIMESWAKTVVVGRARLGGIPLGVIAVETRTVELTVPADPANLDSESKVLQQAGQVWFPDSAFKTAQAICDFNRERVPLMVFANWRGFSGGMKDMYDQVLKFGAYIVDALHGFRQPVLVYIPPHAELRGGSWVVIDPTINPLCMELYADRESRGGVLEAEGTVEIKFRKKDLLKTMRRLDSVYASLVEQLASLELSDKQCRELESQLKAREEFLLPIYHQVAVQFVDLHDTPGRMQEKGVITDILDWKNVRTFFYWRLRRLLLEQVVKCEILQANKDLSDGHVQSMLRRWFAETEGTVKAYLWDNNQAVVEWLEKHLSMEDSGTQSAIRENIKYLKRENTLKHIRSLVQANPDVAMDCIIHMSQSITPSQRAKLLHLFSTMDNTSAS